The genomic region GCCAACACCGATTCTTTTTGCGCTCCCGTGGACAAGGAAGCGTCCAGGTTCTTCTTTTCTTTGCTCATCGTTTCAAAGAGGAAGTCTCTGAATTCTTCCCAGGTTCCGAACTTGGTAGGATCATAACTTCCGATTTGTTTGTAAGCGACAACAAATCCACTCTCCTTCGTTTGATATCCGGTGATTCCCGATTTTAAAACGACCACAACAGGGATTTTGTTTTCAAATGCTAGTTTGATCATTCCTTTTTGCATCGGCTGAATTTCTTCGGTATAAGAATTGTGACCTTCCGGATAAACGATAAACGAAGTCTTGTGCAATCCCTTGATGAGATTTCGAACCGATACCGCAATCGTAGTCGCTTTCGAAGATTCGAAAACCTGCGATCCCATTGCTTTCATCCACCAATAGGCGATCAAAGTTTTTTTGATCACTTGGTTTGCCAAAAACGGTTTGTTTACGACGAGACAATCGTAAGGGAAATCGAGTTCGTTTACGTGATTGATAAAAATCATATATCCCTTTTGAGGAATATTGATTTCACCGAGTTTTAGGAATTTGGTTCCCGTCATCCACTGAACCGCTCCACCCCAAGTGGCGGAACCTCGGAGGAAGGCTAAATTCTTTTTCTCTTGGTTGCGAATGATCGCGAAAAACAATCCTGCAATCAGACTGGGAAAGGCCAAGCTGAAGACGAGGGGAAGTGTGATCAAATACGTTTTTAAGACAATCCTGCGATAGGATTTTGGAAAGCGACCTAAGCGGCTCTCCATAAATTTCAATGGGTTCATCGAGAGCAATTTTTTGAAGGATTCCATTTTTAGAAAAGCTAGTTTTCGAGGGAATTTAGAATCCATAGTTCCGGGAATCGATCTACTTTGAGAGGGGTTTGCCTCCCCCGTCGAACTTTTTGGACCGAAAGACCGGAAAGACGAGGATGGAATTGCAATCAAAATCTGGTTCCTTTTTAGGAGTTCCTACAAAGATCGTAAATTCTGGGAAAGGAAATTCTTTCCTTTTTCCCTCGCCAACTCTCCTCCTCCACGCAACGATCAAATCCTTACCCGCAAGTTAAGAAGGTGCTGAAGCAAAAATTGTCCCATCCAAAAAATGGGTCTTATCGTAGGAGTTCCTACAAGGGAATTTTTAATTGCAAAATTAGAATTTTGTGATAAAGGAAAGTCCGCCGTGGTTTTTTCCGCCACCCACCCCTCCACCCGAAATTTGGGTGGGGCGCGCGACTTTCACGGTGAAGTCGTAGCTCCGACGGAAATTCTCCAAAAGAAAAGTCCAAAGACGAAAATAAAAAAGCCCGCTTTTGCAGGCGGGCTTTCGTTTACCGAACGGAATTCGGCTTTTTAGAATCGAAGTTCTAAAAGGAACGTCGGTTTTTGGGTTACTTCTTCTCACCCATCAATTGTTTTCTTTTTTCAGGATCCCATTTCAAGAAGATTCTATTTTTGACTTCGTCATCGTAGATTCTTTCCAAAACGTCCACCGCGTCTCTCCGGTATTCTTCCGGAATTCTTCTATCAAAAACAGGACTCATCCTGTGATCGTATTCCAGAGTCGGGTTCTGGGAAAAGTCATACGTCGCCCCTTGCAACGTTACTACGTCGGAAGGACCGGCTTTTCCTTCATCGTCTCGGATCGCTTCGGTCTTCGCGTCGCTCTTAAAGAGGAAGTAATTATCGTACGGATATTTTAGTTTGAAGATATTGATCGCATTGGCTCTTGCATCTCTGCAGAGTTGAATTGCCGCGAGATAGTGTTCGATCCTGTGCTTTCTATGACTCGGCTGTAATTTTTGGTGTTTTTCCAGATGTTTTTCGATCTTGAGCGCATTGTTTCGGGTTTCTTTCGCAAGACCTAAAAACTTATAACCGGTTTCCATATTCTTCTCGATCGCGTATTTATTGGTTACGTAGTGAAAGTCTCTCGGGTTGTACATTCTTCTTGTGAGAGGTGATTCCCGATCCGCGGTCATATCTTTTACGATATAAGAATTTTTACTCAACTCGATCGCGATGTCCACGAGGTTTCTGTCCTCGGGATTGTTTTGATTTTTCTTCTCGATCGCCGCTTTTAAAATTTCATCACTTCTTTCCACATAGTATTGGGAAAGTTCTTCCAGAAGCATTTCGGTTCCGAGCTGTGCTTCTAAGAATCTACGATAGGCGTTTACGTGATTGTTTTCAAAGTAATACTGAAGACCTTCCTGGTAGAGTCTCTTCAGTTCCTTGTATTTCTTCACTCTGTCACCGTCTGGCTCCGGGGTTGTTCCGGCTTGGCTTCCGGCCGCAGGCTGAGTTCCCGCGTTCTGCTGATTCTGCCCTCCAGGAACCTCGCCTTTGTAGTTGCGTACAATCGGCTCGATCGCGCGGAGATAAGTCAGTAACTCCACCCTTTTTTTGTAGGCTTTGCTCGAGACCGCCTCTCCAAATACGGAAACTGGAAGAATGGAGATTGCTATTAGTATGAGAATCAGTCGTTTCATCGGTTAACCTTTTCCAAAGTTTCTCCGGATTCAAGGCCCGGGGCAACACAGAAATTAGTGCTTTTCTTCCTACTCTATCGGTTAGAATGGTGTCCGAATTGACAGCTTACGCTTGTTTTTTTCGGGTTTTTCAAAGATAAGAATATGACAGCCACTGCAATCGCACAAGGAAAAAAGATCTCATTCCGCGCTAAGGAAGATACGGTCTGTCCGATCTGTCACGAAGTCCACCAAAAGGAAAATATGTTCCAAGGTGGCGGTCGCCTCATCGCCGGGAAACTTACGATCGAACTCAGAAGACTCTACGAAAAAAATCGAAAATTCGGTCGTGTCAGCCCGAATGATTATGTCATCAGCGTTTGTCCTCGTTGTCTTTATTCCGCTTTTTCCAAGGACTGGTCTACGTTAGACGCGGAGGAAAACGAAAAAATTCGTTCCCAGTCCGATACGCGCCGCTCCAACCTCGAAAAGATCCTCGGACCTTTGGATTTTTATCAGGAAAGAAATTTGGTTCTCGGAGCCGCTTCGTATCTTCTTGCAATCGAATGTTATCAGAACCGAAAGGTCACCGTGGCCCCTACTCCAAAAAAAGCGGTTTGTGCGGTTCGTGGAGCTTGGTATTTCGACGATCTCAACAACGATTTTCCGAATATGGGCTTCGATAAAGTCCGAGACCTTCTCTACCAAAAATCCGCAAGCTGGTATACGGACACGATGGATATCATGCAAAGCGGTTCCGAACCCGTGGATCAGGCGTCCTATCTTTTAGGGCCGGATACGGATAAGAACTGGGCCTTTGACGGTGTGATCTATCTTTCCGCATATCTTACGATGAAGTTCAAAGACGAACTTGCCCAAGACCCGGCCCAAAAGCTGAATCTTTTGGTACGAGCAAAGAGAACTCTTTCCA from Leptospira stimsonii harbors:
- a CDS encoding LIC11274 family protein; amino-acid sequence: MKRLILILIAISILPVSVFGEAVSSKAYKKRVELLTYLRAIEPIVRNYKGEVPGGQNQQNAGTQPAAGSQAGTTPEPDGDRVKKYKELKRLYQEGLQYYFENNHVNAYRRFLEAQLGTEMLLEELSQYYVERSDEILKAAIEKKNQNNPEDRNLVDIAIELSKNSYIVKDMTADRESPLTRRMYNPRDFHYVTNKYAIEKNMETGYKFLGLAKETRNNALKIEKHLEKHQKLQPSHRKHRIEHYLAAIQLCRDARANAINIFKLKYPYDNYFLFKSDAKTEAIRDDEGKAGPSDVVTLQGATYDFSQNPTLEYDHRMSPVFDRRIPEEYRRDAVDVLERIYDDEVKNRIFLKWDPEKRKQLMGEKK
- a CDS encoding lysophospholipid acyltransferase family protein → MNPLKFMESRLGRFPKSYRRIVLKTYLITLPLVFSLAFPSLIAGLFFAIIRNQEKKNLAFLRGSATWGGAVQWMTGTKFLKLGEINIPQKGYMIFINHVNELDFPYDCLVVNKPFLANQVIKKTLIAYWWMKAMGSQVFESSKATTIAVSVRNLIKGLHKTSFIVYPEGHNSYTEEIQPMQKGMIKLAFENKIPVVVVLKSGITGYQTKESGFVVAYKQIGSYDPTKFGTWEEFRDFLFETMSKEKKNLDASLSTGAQKESVLAS
- a CDS encoding DUF2225 domain-containing protein, which gives rise to MTATAIAQGKKISFRAKEDTVCPICHEVHQKENMFQGGGRLIAGKLTIELRRLYEKNRKFGRVSPNDYVISVCPRCLYSAFSKDWSTLDAEENEKIRSQSDTRRSNLEKILGPLDFYQERNLVLGAASYLLAIECYQNRKVTVAPTPKKAVCAVRGAWYFDDLNNDFPNMGFDKVRDLLYQKSASWYTDTMDIMQSGSEPVDQASYLLGPDTDKNWAFDGVIYLSAYLTMKFKDELAQDPAQKLNLLVRAKRTLSRLYGSGKGSKSKPSVIIDMAKELYDEYNKIIEEMGGEK